The following proteins are co-located in the Paraburkholderia phytofirmans PsJN genome:
- a CDS encoding ABC transporter substrate-binding protein, translated as MKKNPLARLATLCFAVAAGAALTMGSAQAADDAVKIGFITDMSGLYADIDGQGGLEAIRMAVADFGGKVNGKPITVVYADHQNKADIAASRAREWFDRDGVDLLIGGTNSATGLSMNTVAGEKKKVYISIGAGADTLTNEQCTPYTIHYAYDTTALAKGTGSAVTKQGGKTWYFLTADYAFGKALEKNTSDVVKANGGQVLGTVRHPLSASDFSSFLLQAQASKAQILGLANAGGDTINSIKAAKEFGITKTMKLAALLMFIDDVHSLGLETTQGLVLTDSWYWNKDATTRKWAQRYFDKMRKMPSSLQAADYSATMTYLNAVKAVGSTDSDKVMAQLKKTKIDDFYAKGYIRQDGSMIHDMYLMQVKTPAESKEPWDYYKITATIPGEQAFTTKAETRCALWK; from the coding sequence ATGAAAAAGAACCCACTCGCGCGGCTTGCCACACTTTGTTTCGCGGTCGCCGCCGGCGCCGCATTGACGATGGGCAGCGCGCAAGCGGCTGACGACGCGGTGAAGATCGGTTTCATCACCGACATGTCCGGTCTGTATGCGGACATCGACGGGCAGGGCGGACTCGAAGCGATCCGCATGGCGGTGGCGGATTTCGGCGGCAAGGTCAACGGCAAGCCGATCACCGTGGTGTATGCGGACCACCAGAACAAGGCGGACATCGCGGCGTCGCGCGCGCGTGAATGGTTCGACCGCGACGGCGTCGACCTGCTGATCGGCGGCACGAATTCGGCAACGGGTCTGTCGATGAACACCGTGGCCGGCGAAAAGAAGAAGGTGTACATCAGCATCGGCGCGGGCGCGGACACGCTGACCAATGAGCAATGCACGCCGTACACGATCCATTATGCGTACGACACCACGGCGCTCGCCAAAGGCACGGGCTCGGCGGTGACGAAGCAGGGTGGCAAGACGTGGTACTTCCTGACGGCCGACTATGCCTTCGGCAAGGCGCTCGAGAAGAACACGTCGGACGTGGTGAAAGCGAACGGCGGCCAGGTGCTAGGCACGGTGCGCCATCCGCTGTCGGCGTCGGACTTCTCGTCGTTCCTGTTGCAGGCGCAAGCGTCGAAGGCGCAGATTCTCGGCCTCGCCAACGCGGGCGGCGACACGATCAACTCGATCAAGGCGGCCAAGGAGTTCGGCATTACCAAGACGATGAAGCTCGCCGCGCTGCTGATGTTCATCGACGACGTGCACAGCCTTGGTCTGGAGACCACGCAAGGCCTCGTACTGACGGACAGCTGGTACTGGAACAAGGACGCCACCACGCGCAAGTGGGCGCAGCGCTATTTCGACAAGATGAGGAAGATGCCGTCGAGCCTGCAGGCCGCCGACTACTCGGCGACCATGACCTATCTGAACGCGGTGAAGGCGGTGGGTTCGACCGACTCCGACAAGGTGATGGCGCAGCTGAAAAAGACCAAGATCGACGACTTCTATGCGAAGGGCTACATCCGTCAGGACGGCAGCATGATCCACGACATGTACCTGATGCAGGTCAAGACGCCGGCCGAGTCCAAAGAGCCGTGGGACTACTACAAGATCACGGCGACGATCCCCGGCGAGCAGGCGTTCACGACCAAGGCCGAAACGCGCTGCGCGTTGTGGAAATAA
- a CDS encoding DUF3717 domain-containing protein, giving the protein MSEISIHELEAAINFWRARSPSSGDELVLCKEASALSKPYALMIVQRQHTLSPDRLDGIARQAWDSYVHLKNSL; this is encoded by the coding sequence ATGTCCGAGATCAGCATTCACGAACTGGAAGCCGCGATCAACTTCTGGCGCGCCCGCTCACCTTCGAGCGGCGACGAACTCGTTCTGTGCAAGGAGGCAAGCGCGCTCTCCAAGCCGTATGCGCTGATGATTGTACAGCGTCAGCACACGCTATCACCGGATCGTTTAGACGGGATTGCCAGGCAAGCGTGGGATTCTTACGTGCACCTTAAGAATAGCCTGTAG
- a CDS encoding Lrp/AsnC family transcriptional regulator, whose amino-acid sequence MLELDHFDLALLDVLQRFGRATHQQLAEQVPLSPSQIGRRLQRLEQVGVVDGYRVVLRPEKLGLGVTAFTSLKLKHHGDSIIEQFQQQIDVLPEVLECHAVVGDADYLLRIVAPDLNYLSTFVMKKLMRVPGVDSVRSNIVLTTFKRNGPLPLGHLSPGTAAP is encoded by the coding sequence ATGTTGGAACTGGATCACTTCGATCTCGCGCTGCTGGACGTGCTTCAACGCTTCGGCCGTGCAACGCATCAGCAATTAGCGGAACAGGTTCCGCTGTCGCCGTCGCAGATCGGACGGCGTTTGCAGCGGCTGGAACAGGTGGGGGTGGTGGACGGCTATCGCGTCGTGCTCCGGCCGGAAAAACTCGGACTCGGCGTCACCGCGTTTACCAGTCTGAAATTGAAGCACCACGGCGATTCGATCATCGAGCAGTTTCAGCAGCAGATCGATGTGCTGCCTGAAGTGCTGGAATGTCATGCCGTGGTGGGCGACGCCGACTATCTGTTGCGCATCGTCGCGCCCGATCTGAATTATCTGTCGACGTTCGTGATGAAGAAGCTGATGCGTGTGCCGGGCGTCGACAGCGTACGCTCGAATATCGTGCTCACCACGTTCAAGCGCAACGGCCCGTTGCCGCTGGGGCATCTGTCGCCAGGAACAGCCGCACCTTGA
- the phhA gene encoding phenylalanine 4-monooxygenase, giving the protein MSTANTAKLKEQFHAGLETRADFTIDQPTERYGAVDHAVWQQLYARQTALLKGRVCDEFLAGIDTIGMPPDRVPSFDEINAKLAPATGWEIVAVPGLVPDQVFFEHLANRRFPVTWWMRRPDQLDYLQEPDCFHDLFGHVPLLINPVFADYMHAYGRAALAAHDAGALPLLARLYWYTVEFGLIRDAASPNGVKIYGAGIVSSKGETLYSQQSAAPNRLGFGLERVMRTRYRIDTFQKTYFVIDDFAQLFKVAQTDFAPLLAKLVAEPALAAGDVLEHDRVITRGSQEGWLADGDI; this is encoded by the coding sequence ATGTCCACCGCCAACACCGCCAAACTGAAAGAGCAATTCCACGCCGGCCTCGAAACCCGCGCTGATTTCACGATCGATCAACCAACCGAGCGCTATGGCGCCGTCGACCACGCGGTATGGCAACAGCTTTACGCGCGCCAGACCGCGCTGCTCAAAGGGCGCGTCTGCGACGAGTTTCTGGCGGGCATCGACACCATCGGCATGCCGCCCGACCGCGTGCCCTCGTTCGACGAAATCAACGCGAAGCTCGCCCCCGCTACGGGCTGGGAGATCGTCGCCGTGCCGGGCCTCGTGCCGGACCAAGTGTTCTTCGAGCATCTGGCGAATCGCCGCTTTCCCGTGACGTGGTGGATGCGCCGGCCGGATCAGCTCGACTATCTGCAGGAACCAGACTGTTTTCACGATCTGTTCGGCCACGTGCCGCTGCTGATCAACCCCGTATTCGCGGACTACATGCACGCATACGGCCGCGCCGCGCTCGCTGCCCATGACGCCGGTGCGCTGCCGCTACTCGCGCGTCTCTATTGGTACACAGTGGAGTTCGGGCTGATCCGCGACGCGGCGAGTCCGAACGGCGTGAAGATCTATGGCGCGGGCATCGTGTCGAGCAAGGGCGAAACGCTCTACAGCCAGCAGAGCGCCGCGCCGAACCGTCTCGGCTTCGGTCTCGAACGCGTGATGCGAACGCGCTACCGCATCGACACGTTCCAGAAAACCTACTTCGTGATCGACGACTTCGCGCAGTTATTCAAGGTGGCGCAAACCGATTTCGCGCCACTGCTGGCAAAGCTCGTCGCCGAACCGGCGCTCGCTGCGGGCGACGTGCTCGAGCACGATCGCGTCATCACGCGCGGCTCGCAGGAAGGCTGGCTGGCCGACGGTGATATCTGA
- a CDS encoding 4a-hydroxytetrahydrobiopterin dehydratase, translating into MRPPAGVPVQIQRGSTMIQKLTSEQRATQLAGLHGWQAVADRDAIQRQFKFADFNEAFGFMTRVAIKAQEMDHHPEWFNVYNKVEITLSTHDAGGLTERDIKLATFIDSITA; encoded by the coding sequence ATGCGCCCGCCCGCCGGCGTGCCTGTCCAGATCCAACGAGGTAGCACCATGATTCAGAAACTGACCTCCGAACAACGCGCTACGCAGCTCGCCGGCTTGCACGGTTGGCAAGCCGTGGCAGACCGCGACGCGATCCAGCGCCAGTTCAAATTCGCCGACTTCAACGAAGCATTCGGCTTCATGACGCGCGTGGCGATCAAGGCGCAGGAAATGGATCACCACCCGGAATGGTTCAACGTCTACAACAAGGTGGAGATCACGCTGTCCACGCATGACGCCGGCGGCCTGACCGAGCGCGACATCAAACTGGCGACGTTTATCGACAGTATTACCGCGTAA
- a CDS encoding ABC transporter ATP-binding protein gives MILGDTILETRGLTREFKGFIAVNGVNLRVRRGSIHALIGPNGAGKTTCFNLLTKFLEPTAGQIVFNGIDITGERPAQIARRGIIRSFQISAVFPHLTALQNVRIGLQRQLGTAFHFWKSERTLRQLDDRAMDLLTQVGLTDFADVLTVELSYGRKRALEIATTLAMEPELMLLDEPTQGMGHEDVDRVTALIKKVSSGRTILMVEHNMNVIAGISDTITVLQRGEVLAEGSYAEVSKNPLVMQAYMGSADAALAGAHA, from the coding sequence ATGATTCTCGGCGATACGATTCTCGAAACGCGCGGCCTCACCCGTGAGTTCAAAGGCTTCATCGCCGTGAACGGTGTGAACCTGCGCGTGCGCCGTGGCTCAATCCATGCGCTCATCGGCCCGAATGGGGCAGGCAAGACCACCTGTTTCAATCTGCTCACCAAATTTCTGGAACCCACTGCGGGCCAGATCGTTTTCAACGGCATCGACATCACGGGCGAACGCCCGGCGCAAATCGCGCGGCGCGGCATTATCCGTTCGTTCCAGATTTCCGCGGTGTTTCCGCATCTGACAGCATTGCAGAATGTGCGCATCGGTTTGCAGCGCCAGCTCGGCACGGCATTTCATTTCTGGAAGAGCGAACGCACGCTGCGCCAACTTGATGATCGCGCAATGGATTTGCTCACCCAGGTCGGACTGACCGATTTCGCCGACGTGTTGACGGTCGAACTTTCCTACGGCCGCAAACGCGCGTTGGAAATTGCCACCACGCTCGCCATGGAACCGGAGCTCATGTTGCTCGACGAGCCGACGCAAGGCATGGGCCATGAAGACGTCGATCGCGTGACGGCGTTGATCAAAAAAGTATCGAGCGGCCGCACCATTCTGATGGTCGAGCACAACATGAATGTGATCGCCGGCATCTCCGACACGATTACGGTGCTGCAACGAGGCGAAGTACTCGCCGAAGGCAGCTACGCCGAAGTGTCGAAGAATCCGCTCGTGATGCAAGCCTATATGGGCAGCGCCGACGCGGCGCTCGCCGGAGCCCACGCATGA
- a CDS encoding response regulator, which yields MRLLLIEDDRPIARGIQSSLEQAGFTVDMVHDGIFAEQALTQNRHELVILDLGLPGIDGMTLLSRFRQSNRHTPVIILTARDELNDRVQGLNSGADDYMLKPFEPTELEARIRAVMRRSGPHGDMPRPEVSLGGVRLSGVDRRIFNDDKPLELSPREFAVLEMLLLRHGRVVSKAQLQDHLTHFGGDLGDTAIEVYVHRVRKKLESCRVEIVTVRGFGYLLQEIRQAA from the coding sequence ATGCGACTCCTTCTGATCGAAGATGACCGCCCCATCGCACGCGGCATCCAAAGCAGTCTCGAACAAGCCGGCTTCACCGTCGACATGGTCCACGACGGCATTTTCGCCGAGCAGGCCCTCACGCAAAATCGCCATGAGCTGGTGATCCTCGATCTGGGTCTGCCCGGCATCGACGGCATGACGCTGCTCTCGCGCTTCCGTCAGAGCAATCGTCACACGCCGGTGATCATCCTCACCGCGCGCGACGAGCTGAACGACCGCGTGCAAGGCCTGAATTCCGGCGCCGACGACTACATGCTGAAGCCGTTCGAGCCCACCGAACTCGAAGCGCGCATCCGTGCGGTGATGCGCCGCAGCGGTCCGCACGGCGACATGCCGCGTCCGGAAGTGTCGCTGGGCGGTGTGCGCCTGTCGGGCGTCGATCGCCGCATTTTCAACGACGACAAGCCGCTCGAACTCTCGCCGCGTGAATTCGCGGTGCTCGAAATGCTGCTGCTGCGTCATGGCCGCGTGGTCAGCAAGGCGCAACTGCAAGACCATCTGACGCATTTCGGCGGCGATCTCGGCGACACCGCGATCGAGGTCTACGTGCACCGGGTGCGTAAAAAGCTCGAAAGCTGCCGTGTCGAGATCGTCACGGTGCGCGGCTTCGGTTATCTGTTGCAGGAAATCCGTCAGGCCGCATAA
- a CDS encoding ABC transporter ATP-binding protein, with the protein MNTIAERESLDVSGTENAVPALDIKGLQAWYGESHILHGFDLTVNRGEVVTLLGRNGAGRTTTLRAIMGLTGRRTGSIRIGGRETINLPTHRIAHCGVGYCPEERGIFSSLSCEENLLLPPPIGDKAHMMSLEEIYSMFPNLQERRASQGTRLSGGEQQMLAVARILRTGASLLLLDEISEGLAPVIVQALARMIMTLKARGYTVVMVEQNFRFAAPLADRFYVMEHGAIVEHFGASELESKMPVLHDLLGV; encoded by the coding sequence ATGAATACGATTGCCGAGCGTGAAAGCCTCGACGTAAGCGGAACGGAGAACGCCGTTCCCGCGCTGGACATCAAGGGTTTGCAGGCGTGGTATGGGGAGTCCCATATTCTCCATGGGTTCGATCTGACGGTGAACCGCGGCGAGGTCGTCACGCTGCTGGGCCGCAACGGCGCGGGACGCACGACCACGCTGCGCGCCATCATGGGCCTGACCGGGCGGCGCACCGGTTCGATCCGCATTGGCGGACGCGAAACCATCAATCTGCCCACGCATCGCATCGCGCATTGCGGCGTGGGCTACTGCCCGGAAGAACGGGGTATCTTTTCGAGCCTCTCGTGCGAGGAAAACCTGCTGCTGCCGCCGCCCATCGGCGACAAGGCGCACATGATGTCGCTCGAAGAAATCTATTCGATGTTCCCGAATCTGCAGGAGCGCCGCGCGAGCCAGGGCACGCGGCTATCCGGCGGTGAACAGCAGATGCTGGCCGTGGCGCGCATTCTGCGCACCGGCGCGAGTCTGCTGCTGCTCGACGAGATATCGGAAGGGCTCGCGCCTGTCATCGTGCAGGCGCTGGCGCGCATGATCATGACACTCAAGGCGCGGGGCTATACCGTCGTGATGGTCGAACAGAATTTTCGTTTTGCCGCGCCGCTGGCGGACCGCTTCTATGTGATGGAGCACGGCGCGATTGTCGAGCACTTCGGGGCGAGTGAACTCGAAAGCAAGATGCCGGTCCTGCACGATCTACTGGGCGTATAA
- a CDS encoding CoA-acylating methylmalonate-semialdehyde dehydrogenase, whose protein sequence is MSETYQDETQRSATSARALTHFINGKTFEGTSGRFGDVFNPAQGSVSARVPLASVAEVDAAVAAAKAAFPAWSETAPIKRARVLFKFKELLDRHHDELAELITREHGKVFSDAKGEVMRGIEIVEFACGIPNLLKTDFTDQIGGGIDNWNLRQPLGVVAGITPFNFPMMVPCWMFPVAIACGNTFVLKPSERDPSCSNRLAELLKEAGLPDGVFNVVHGDKVAVDALLVHPEVSALSFVGSTPIAEYIYTEGTKHGKRVQALGGAKNHLVVMPDADLDQAVDALIGAAYGSAGERCMAISVAVAVGHIADELIERLTPRVKSLKILNGMESDAEMGPLVTAVHREKVVGYIDSGVEAGAKLVVDGRGHQVSGHEKGFFLGGTLFDNVSTDMKIYREEIFGPVLCVVRVPDFASAVELINANEFANGVSLFTSDGGVARAFSRQIQIGMVGINVPIPVPMAWHSFGGWKKSLFGDHHAYGEEGVRFYTRYKSIMQRWPDSIAKGAEFTMPVAK, encoded by the coding sequence ATGAGCGAGACATATCAGGACGAAACCCAACGCAGCGCGACCAGCGCCCGCGCGCTGACCCATTTCATCAACGGCAAGACGTTCGAGGGCACGAGCGGCCGTTTCGGCGACGTCTTCAATCCCGCGCAAGGCAGCGTGAGCGCGCGCGTGCCGCTGGCGAGCGTCGCCGAGGTCGATGCGGCCGTCGCCGCCGCCAAGGCCGCGTTTCCCGCGTGGAGTGAAACCGCGCCGATCAAGCGCGCGCGAGTCCTGTTCAAGTTCAAGGAACTGCTCGACCGTCACCACGACGAACTCGCGGAACTGATCACGCGCGAGCACGGCAAGGTGTTTTCGGATGCGAAGGGCGAGGTAATGCGCGGCATCGAGATCGTCGAGTTCGCGTGCGGCATTCCGAATCTGTTGAAGACCGACTTCACCGATCAGATCGGCGGCGGCATTGACAATTGGAATTTGCGTCAGCCGCTCGGCGTGGTCGCAGGCATTACGCCGTTTAACTTCCCGATGATGGTGCCGTGCTGGATGTTCCCCGTAGCGATTGCATGCGGCAACACGTTCGTGCTGAAGCCATCTGAGCGCGATCCGTCCTGTTCGAATCGTCTCGCGGAATTGCTGAAGGAAGCCGGCTTGCCGGACGGCGTCTTCAACGTGGTGCACGGCGATAAGGTCGCTGTCGATGCATTGCTCGTGCATCCGGAAGTCAGCGCATTGTCGTTTGTCGGTTCGACGCCGATTGCCGAATACATCTACACGGAAGGCACGAAGCACGGCAAGCGCGTGCAGGCATTGGGCGGAGCGAAGAATCATCTGGTGGTGATGCCGGACGCGGATCTCGACCAGGCGGTGGATGCCTTGATCGGCGCGGCGTACGGTTCGGCGGGCGAGCGTTGCATGGCGATTTCGGTGGCGGTGGCAGTGGGTCATATCGCCGACGAACTGATCGAGCGACTCACGCCGCGTGTGAAGAGTTTGAAGATTCTCAACGGCATGGAATCAGATGCCGAGATGGGGCCGCTGGTGACCGCGGTACATCGCGAGAAAGTGGTCGGCTATATCGATTCGGGCGTCGAGGCGGGCGCGAAGCTGGTGGTCGATGGGCGCGGCCATCAGGTCAGTGGCCATGAGAAGGGCTTCTTTCTCGGCGGCACCTTGTTCGACAATGTCTCGACCGACATGAAGATTTATCGCGAAGAGATTTTCGGACCCGTGCTCTGCGTAGTGCGCGTGCCGGATTTTGCGTCAGCGGTGGAACTGATCAACGCCAACGAGTTTGCTAACGGCGTGTCGCTGTTTACGTCCGATGGCGGCGTTGCTCGCGCTTTCTCGCGGCAGATTCAGATCGGCATGGTGGGCATCAACGTGCCGATTCCCGTGCCGATGGCGTGGCATTCGTTTGGCGGCTGGAAGAAGTCGCTGTTCGGCGATCATCACGCGTATGGTGAGGAGGGCGTACGGTTCTATACGCGCTACAAGAGCATCATGCAGCGCTGGCCCGACAGTATCGCCAAGGGTGCTGAATTCACGATGCCAGTGGCCAAGTAG
- a CDS encoding LysR family transcriptional regulator → MDLTLLRAFVTVAREGNLTRAAVQLHLTQPAVSLQIKHLQETLGVTLFTRTSHGLSLTRDGQALLPHAERALGAANDVQRAAQSLRHEVRGRLRIGTILDPAFLRLGGFLKQLVESWPHIETALRHGMSGWVLEQVRAGELDVGYYIGLPSEDEPRDGPAFYALTLTHFQYRVLAPAGWKDRVKGARDWRSLAALPWIWTPPASAHNRLLTRCFDEAGVKPVKVAEVDQEPSMLDLVKSGVGLTLARDATAIAEAHAHALTIVEGVTVPTQLSFITLAQRKEEPAIAAALKLIEQQWAT, encoded by the coding sequence ATGGATCTGACTCTGCTCCGGGCGTTCGTCACCGTGGCTCGCGAGGGCAACCTCACGCGTGCCGCCGTGCAACTGCACCTGACCCAACCTGCCGTCAGCCTGCAAATCAAGCATTTGCAGGAGACGCTCGGCGTCACGCTGTTCACGCGGACCTCGCACGGGCTCTCGCTCACGCGCGACGGACAAGCGCTGCTGCCTCACGCCGAACGCGCGCTCGGCGCGGCGAACGACGTGCAGCGGGCGGCGCAATCGCTGCGTCACGAAGTACGTGGACGACTGCGGATCGGCACCATCCTCGACCCGGCGTTTCTGCGCCTGGGCGGCTTTCTCAAACAGCTCGTGGAAAGCTGGCCGCACATCGAGACGGCTTTGCGCCACGGCATGTCGGGCTGGGTGCTGGAGCAGGTTCGCGCGGGCGAACTGGATGTCGGCTACTACATCGGCTTGCCGTCCGAAGACGAACCGCGCGACGGCCCAGCTTTTTACGCGCTCACGCTGACTCACTTCCAGTACCGCGTGCTCGCGCCGGCCGGCTGGAAAGACCGCGTGAAGGGCGCGCGCGACTGGCGTTCGCTCGCGGCGCTGCCGTGGATCTGGACGCCGCCCGCGTCGGCACATAACCGGCTGTTGACGCGCTGCTTCGACGAAGCCGGTGTGAAGCCGGTCAAGGTGGCGGAAGTGGACCAGGAGCCATCGATGCTCGATCTGGTCAAATCGGGCGTCGGTCTCACGCTCGCGCGCGACGCCACCGCGATCGCAGAAGCGCATGCGCATGCGTTGACCATCGTCGAAGGTGTTACCGTGCCGACTCAGCTCAGCTTTATCACGCTCGCGCAGCGCAAGGAGGAACCGGCGATTGCCGCGGCGTTGAAGCTGATCGAACAGCAGTGGGCGACTTGA
- a CDS encoding class IV adenylate cyclase: MARNIEIKARAQHFEQLRERAAQLAPDAPLIFRQQDFFYDVPRGRLKLRQFDDGTPAELIFYQRDDRDGPKASYYTRSPVTNPEAMHALLATALTTRGIVTKERHVYLTGRTRIHLDRVDGLGDFIELEVLLAQDDDEEGGHAEAHAMFATLGVPESDLVAVAYVDLLSPDSEPKQAA, from the coding sequence ATGGCACGCAACATTGAAATCAAAGCCCGCGCCCAGCATTTCGAGCAACTCCGCGAACGCGCGGCGCAGCTCGCGCCGGACGCACCGCTGATCTTCCGCCAGCAGGATTTTTTCTACGACGTGCCGCGCGGCCGTCTGAAGCTGCGCCAGTTCGACGACGGCACGCCGGCCGAGCTGATCTTTTATCAGCGCGACGACCGCGACGGTCCGAAGGCGTCGTATTACACGCGCAGCCCGGTGACCAATCCGGAGGCCATGCACGCGTTGCTCGCCACCGCGCTGACCACGCGCGGCATCGTCACCAAGGAACGGCATGTGTATCTGACCGGGCGTACGCGGATCCATCTGGATCGGGTGGACGGTCTAGGCGACTTTATCGAACTCGAAGTGCTGCTCGCCCAGGACGACGACGAAGAAGGCGGCCACGCCGAAGCGCATGCGATGTTCGCCACACTCGGCGTGCCGGAATCGGATCTGGTGGCCGTGGCCTACGTCGATTTGCTGAGCCCGGACAGCGAGCCGAAGCAAGCGGCATAA
- a CDS encoding GMC family oxidoreductase, with translation MSYTDTTHATRRLEGEFDYIIVGAGTAGCVLANRLTQDPDVQVLLLEAGGKDDYHWIHVPVGYLYCIGNPRTDWLYKTQAEAGLNGRALSYPRGRVLGGSSSINGMIYMRGQREDYDEWARVTNDASWSWNSVLPVFKRSEDHHAGASESHGAGGPWRVEKQRLKWKILEEFSRAAQETGIPATDDFNRGDNTGVGYFDVNQKRGIRWNASKAFLRPALKRPNLTVITGAYTQRVVFEGRRCTGVEYRGDNTDYLAKARCEVILSSGAVNSPQLLELSGIGNGARLQNLGIEVVDDLRGVGENLQDHLQLRMAYKVDGVRTLNTASAHWWGKLLIGMQYAFFQSGPMSMSPSQLGAFAKSDPGDRSLTRPDLEYHVQPLSLDRFGEPLHRFNAFTASVCQLRPTSRGSIHIESADASAPPLIAPNYLSTDYDRHVAANALRLTRRIAAAPALARYRPQEILPGIQYQTEEELQQAAGAVGTTIFHPVGTCRMGTTDDPGAVVDNRLRVIGVDGLRVVDASVMPTITSGNTNSPTLMIAERASDMIREDRRARVGGSFAAQTCATRSMSAV, from the coding sequence ATGAGCTATACCGACACGACGCACGCAACCCGGCGCCTCGAAGGCGAATTCGACTACATCATCGTGGGCGCGGGGACAGCGGGTTGTGTGCTGGCCAATCGCCTGACCCAGGATCCCGACGTGCAGGTATTGCTGCTTGAAGCCGGCGGCAAGGACGACTACCACTGGATTCACGTGCCGGTCGGCTACCTCTATTGCATCGGCAATCCGCGCACGGACTGGCTCTATAAAACGCAGGCGGAAGCGGGCCTCAATGGCCGCGCGCTGTCGTATCCGCGTGGACGCGTTTTGGGCGGCAGTTCTTCCATCAACGGCATGATCTACATGCGCGGTCAGCGCGAAGATTACGATGAATGGGCGCGCGTCACGAACGACGCATCCTGGTCATGGAACTCAGTGTTGCCGGTCTTCAAACGCAGCGAAGATCACCATGCCGGCGCCAGCGAATCGCACGGCGCGGGCGGACCATGGCGAGTCGAAAAACAGCGGTTGAAATGGAAAATTCTCGAAGAGTTTTCACGCGCCGCGCAAGAGACCGGCATTCCCGCCACCGACGATTTCAACCGCGGCGACAACACCGGTGTCGGCTATTTCGACGTGAATCAGAAACGCGGCATTCGCTGGAACGCATCGAAGGCGTTTTTGCGTCCCGCACTCAAGCGGCCGAATCTCACCGTGATCACCGGCGCGTACACGCAACGCGTCGTGTTCGAAGGGCGCCGTTGCACAGGCGTCGAATATCGCGGCGACAACACGGACTATCTGGCCAAGGCGCGTTGCGAAGTGATCCTCAGTTCAGGCGCGGTGAATTCACCGCAATTGCTGGAACTCTCCGGCATCGGCAATGGCGCGCGTCTGCAGAATCTGGGTATCGAGGTCGTCGACGATCTGCGTGGCGTGGGCGAGAATCTGCAGGATCATTTGCAGTTGCGCATGGCCTATAAAGTCGACGGCGTGCGCACGCTCAATACAGCGTCCGCGCATTGGTGGGGCAAGTTGCTGATCGGCATGCAGTACGCGTTTTTTCAAAGCGGCCCGATGTCGATGTCGCCGTCGCAACTTGGCGCGTTCGCCAAATCCGATCCGGGCGATCGCTCGCTCACGCGGCCCGACCTCGAATATCACGTCCAGCCGCTTTCGCTCGATCGCTTCGGCGAACCGCTGCATCGGTTCAATGCGTTCACGGCGTCGGTGTGCCAGTTGCGGCCCACTTCGCGCGGCAGCATTCACATCGAATCCGCTGATGCTTCAGCGCCGCCCTTGATCGCACCGAACTATCTCTCCACCGACTACGACCGGCACGTTGCCGCCAACGCGCTGCGTCTCACGCGCCGCATCGCGGCGGCGCCCGCGCTCGCACGTTACCGGCCGCAGGAGATTTTGCCGGGCATTCAGTACCAGACCGAAGAGGAGTTGCAGCAAGCTGCCGGCGCGGTCGGCACGACCATCTTCCATCCAGTCGGCACCTGCCGCATGGGGACGACCGACGACCCCGGCGCCGTCGTCGACAACCGGCTACGGGTTATCGGTGTTGACGGACTGCGCGTGGTCGATGCATCTGTCATGCCGACCATCACCTCGGGCAATACCAATTCGCCCACGCTGATGATCGCCGAGCGCGCCAGCGACATGATCCGTGAAGATCGCCGTGCGCGTGTGGGCGGCAGCTTCGCGGCACAAACTTGCGCGACGCGGTCCATGTCCGCGGTGTGA